From Glycine max cultivar Williams 82 chromosome 11, Glycine_max_v4.0, whole genome shotgun sequence, the proteins below share one genomic window:
- the LOC100779726 gene encoding GRAS family protein TF80: protein MDSGSPYQWLRELRWESQGLNPMILLLDCAKCVASGSIKNADIGLEYISQISSPDGSAVQRMVTYFSEALSYRIIKRLPGVYKSLNPPKTSLSSEDILVQKYFYDLCPFLKFSYLITNQAIVEAMEFEKVVHIIDLHCCEPAQWIDLLLTFKNRQGGPPHLKITGIHEKKEVLDQMNFHLTTEAGKLDFPLQFYPVISKLEDVDFEKLPVKIGDALAISSVLQLHSLLATDDDMAGRISPAAAATMNLQRAVHMGQRTFAEWLERDMINAYILSPDSALSPLSLGASPKMGIFLNAMQKLQPKLVVITEQESNLNGSNLMERVDRALYFYSALFDCLESTVLRTSVERQKLESMLLGEQIKNIIACEGVDRKERHEKLEKWIRRLEMAGFVKVPLSYNGRIEAKNLLQRYSNKYKFREENDCLLVCWSDTPMFSVSAWSFSR from the exons ATGGACTCAG GTTCGCCATATCAGTGGCTGAGGGAGCTGAGATGGGAGTCACAGGGCTTAAATCCAATGATCCTTCTTCTTGACTGTGCTAAATGTGTTGCATCTGGAAGCATCAAGAATGCAGATATTGGCCTTGAGTACATATCTCAGATTTCATCACCTGATGGTAGTGCAGTGCAAAGGATGGTCACTTATTTCAGCGAAGCACTTAGTTACAGGATAATAAAACGTTTGCCAGGTGTATATAAGTCTCTCAATCCACCAAAAACATCACTGTCTTCAGAAGACATCCTTGTTCAGAAATACTTCTATGATCTGTGTCCTTTTTTAAAGTTCTCATACCTGATCACAAACCAAGCCATTGTGGAGGCGATGGAATTCGAAAAGGTGGTTCACATTATTGATCTCCACTGTTGTGAGCCAGCTCAATGGATAGATCTTCTACTAACTTTCAAAAACCGTCAGGGAGGTCCACCTCATCTCAAAATTACAGGCATTCATGAGAAGAAAGAGGTTTTAGACCAAATGAACTTTCATTTGACAACTGAAGCAGGGAAATTGGATTTTCCTTTGCAGTTCTATCCAGTTATTAGCAAACTGGAAGATGTTGACTTTGAGAAGTTGCCTGTGAAGATAGGAGATGCTCTTGCAATCAGTTCTGTTCTTCAGCTTCATTCTCTTCTTGCCACTGATGATGACATGGCGGGGAGGATCTCACCGGCTGCGGCCGCGACTATGAATCTGCAGAGAGCAGTGCATATGGGCCAAAGGACTTTTGCAGAGTGGCTTGAGAGAGATATGATCAATGCATATATCTTGAGTCCTGATTCTGCATTGTCACCTCTTTCCTTAGGTGCCTCACCTAAGATGGGGATCTTTCTCAACGCTATGCAAAAACTCCAACCAAAACTGGTGGTGATTACTGAACAAGAATCAAACCTGAATGGATCCAATTTGATGGAGAGAGTTGATAGAGCACTGTACTTTTACAGTGCATTGTTTGACTGCTTGGAATCTACTGTTTTGAGAACATCAGTAGAGAGACAAAAACTTGAGAGCATGCTTCTGGGTGAGCAGATTAAGAACATCATTGCTTGTGAGGGTGTTGATAGAAAGGAGAGACACGAGAAACTCGAGAAATGGATTCGAAGGCTTGAAATGGCTGGTTTTGTGAAGGTACCTTTGAGCTACAATGGGAGGATAGAAGCCAAGAATCTGCTGCAGAGATATagtaataaatacaaatttcGAGAAGAGAATGATTGTTTACTTGTCTGCTGGAGTGATACACCAATGTTTTCTGTATCAGCTTGGAGTTTTAGTAGATGA